In the genome of Maridesulfovibrio zosterae DSM 11974, the window CAATATACGGAATTACTCAGTCATACCACAGCCAAAGCTATATGAACATTCAAGAAAATAAATTATCTCAGTCATATTTTACAACATAAAAGACATAACAAACTATATTACATACATAAGACAACTTTAGACTTGATTTAATTTACATCATACCATAATTGAATGAGTATTCACTATCAATTTAAAAAACACCTTCCCCGTTCATGAAGTCTTTTTTTGACTATTCGCTGCCATTTTGACAAACAGTATGGTAATTATGGTGTAGCGCGTTTTTTAATGAATCATTTTAAGGAGAAACAAAATGGAATCAAAACTCGCAAATCCCGCACCTCTAGGGCTTATGGGCTTTGGAATGACGACTATTTTACTCAATATTCACAATGCCGGTTTTTTCCCCATCAGTTCCATGATTCTTGCCATGGGAATTTTCTACGGCGGGATTGCCCAGATCATTGCAGGAGTGATGGAATTTAAAAAAGGCAATACTTTCGGTACAACAGCATTTACATCATACGGACTATTCTGGATGACACTCGTTGCCCTTATAGTCATGCCTAAACTTGGCTGGACTGAAGCAACTCCTCATGCTTTTATGGCCTGGTATCTGGTGATGTGGGGAACATTTACCCTGTTCATGTTCGTTGGAACTCTTAAAAGCAATAAAGTTCTTCAGTTCATTTTCTTTTCACTTACTATACTCTTCTACCTGCTTGCTATCCGTGACTTCACACACAATGCCCTTATAGGTACAATTGCAGGCTATGAAGGCATCGTCTGCGGTGCATCTGCTTTCTACCTTGCTATGGCTGAAGTTATAAATGAAGTACATGGACGTACTATTCTGCCTATCGGTGAATAATTCACTAATAGCCTAAAAAAGTTATGCAACAACAAGAATTTAAAATATAAGTCGGCGTAACTAAGTCTTACGATTGTCATTTAAGGCGATAAATTTTGATATTGATTCAAAATTTATCGCCTTTTTTATTGCAAATATGACATAATTAAAAAGGATTACAGTTCTACCATCTATCATGTTAAATAGTGTCATTGCCCTAGATTGATCATGGGGATTACATTGTATTTAGACATATTTCCATGTTTGGGAAGAAAATCTTCTAGAGGAAACCATCACTCTCTTTCTGAAAAGGTGCAAAGCCGCAGGGTTTCCCTTGGAGTCAATTTAAATTATAGCTGTCAGGGCATAAAGAGACAGAACTTAAATGATTCACAAATAAATTTCAGGAGTACATCATACAATGAATATGGACAGAGATATTATAAAAGCCAAACTTCTTATTGAATCACTGCCTTACATAAAAGAATTCTACGGAGAAACAATTGTTATAAAGTATGGCGGGAATGCCATGATCGATGAGGCTCTTAAGCGCGCTTTTGCTCTTAATATAATCCTGCTCAAATACATCGGAATCAATCCGGTTGTAATACATGGCGGCGGCCCTCAAATTCAAAAAATGCTCAGCGCATTAAGTATCGACAGTCAATTTAAGAGCGGATACCGGGTTACAGATGAAGCAACTATGGATGTAGTTGAAATGGTTCTTGTCGGACAGGTTAACAAGCAGATTGTCAACCTCATCAACCTTAACGGTGGTAAAGCTGTAGGACTGTCCGGCAAAGACGGTATGCTGCTTAAAGCGGAAAAAAAAGAACTGGTAGTTGAATCAGAGGCAAAAGCTCCGGAAATTATAGATCTGGGAAAAGTCGGTGAAGTCACCGAAGTAAATACAACTTTGATTAAAACATTACAAAAAGACGGCTTTATCCCCGTAATTGCTCCTGTCGGAGTAGATGAAGAAGGATCAACCTACAACATTAATGCTGACTCGGTTGCCGGAGCTGTTGCGGCAGCGATGGGAGCAAAACGCCTGCACTTGCTGACTGATGTCGTAGGACTGCTTGATGCTGACAAAAATCTTATTTCTTCTATGAGCTGCCGTGAAGCGGCTGAAGCAATTGATTCCGGTGTTGCAACAGGTGGAATGATCCCAAAACTGAGCTGTTGCCTTGAAGCTGTTCACTCCGGTGTTGAAAAAGCACACATTATCGATGGACGGGTTGAAAACTGCGTACTGCTTGAACTCTTCACCAAAAACGGGATCGGAACTGAAGTTGTCGGTTAAACAGGAGCTTATAATCTTATGAAAGCTATTGCCATTGTAGGAAAGAAGAAAACAGGAAAAACCACTTTAGGGCTGGCCCTAGTAAAAAATCTTACAGCAAAAGGACTTAAAGTCGGAGTGGTGAAACATTCCCACCATGGCTTTGATGGTGCAGAAGGAGCTGATACCGAAGAATATAAAAGAATTGCAGCTTCTGTAGCGGCATATTCCCCTTCACAGTCATTTGTCTCATGGAATGCTGAGAGGACAGTGCAGGACCTTATTCCTCTCATGGGCGTTGATGTAATAATTATGGAAGGTGGTAATAAAGTAGGTTGGCTGCCACGAATAATCATGGTCAGAGAGGATGCCGATGATAAAGATTTTTATCCAGAACTGGCTCTTGAACAGGTTCCAGCCTGCACTCGCGAAAATCCTCCATCAGCCGAAGAAATCGAAAAACTGGCTGACATGGTTATGGACAAAGGTTTTATACTTCCGGGCCTCAACTGCGGCGAATGCGGCCGCGAATTCTGCATGAATTTCGTAGCAGATATCCTCACCGGCAAGGCCAGAATTTCCGGTTGCAAGGCAATGTCCGGAGAAATGAGCGTGACCTGTAATGGGGCAGAACTAGGATTTAACCCCTTTGTTTCTGATATTCTTTCTGCTGGAATCACAGCCATGTTGAAGCAGCTTAAAGGTTATGTGCCGGGAGAAATTGAAATTAAAATAAAAAACGGCAGTTAAAACAATGAATCACGACTTTTTTAATATCATCAGCAGAAAAGAATTTGAGTTATTACTTCGAACTTTTCAGGCAACAGAACTGACACAAATTCCTATTGCAGATGCGTTCGGACTGGTGCTGGGTAATGATATTGTTTCCCCGGAAGACCTGCCACCTGTAAATCGTTCCTGTATGGACGGATACGCCGTCAATGCAAGTGATGCTTTCGGAGCGTCAGAGACAAATCCGGCTTACCTTGAATGCTGCGCTAAACTCAGCGTAGATGAAGCTCCCAGCTTTACTCTGAAATCAGGTGAATGTGCCTCCATTCCCACTGGAGGAACTCTGCCCGATGGATCTGATGCAGTTGTCATGGTAGAGCATACTCAGGAACTTGGATCAGGGACTATAGAGATACGCAAATCTTCTGTTCCCGGCGAGCACACCATGCTTAAGGGAGAAGATGCAGCCAAAGGAAGCGTTATTTTTAAAGCCGGACATAGAATCCGTTTTCAAGATGTAGGACTGCTTGCTGCACTGGGTATTAAAGAAGTTACAATCCGCAAGAAGCCAAGAGTAGGCATAATCTCCACAGGAGATGAACTTGTCGAAATAGATTTCCCCCAAAAGGCCGGAACTATCAGAGATGTTAATTCTCACACTCTGCGCTGCCTTGTTTCCTCAGCCGGAGCCGAGGCAGTAAATTATGGAATTGTACATGATGAGCTGCCAAAGTTGGAATTGACACTTACAAAAGCCATATCTGAAAATGATCTGGTACTACTTTCCGGAGGGAGCTCAGTTGGAATGCGTGACCTTACAGTTCAGGCAATCGAATCAATGCCTGAATCGGAAATACTTGCCCACGGGGTAGCTATAAGCCCCGGTAAACCTACAATTTTAGGCAAAGCAGGTAATAAGCCTGTTCTTGGTCTTCCAGGTCAGGTAACTTCAGTACAAGTGGTTATGCTATCTTTAGTCATGCCATTTATCCGCCATCTCATGGGACAGAAGAATGCTTTTTCCACCTCTGACCGGCCAGTTATACAGGCAGAACTAGAACAAAACACAGTCTCAAAGCCTGGCCGTGAAGATTACGTACGCATGAAATTAACTTCCCGCGAAGAAGGTATTCCACTTGCCAGTCCTGTCTATGGTAAATCAGGACTGCTCAAGACAATGATTCAGGCTGACGGCTTAATGATTATCCCTGCTGATACGGAAGGCTTTTACGCCGGAAACATAGTTAATGTCTGGTTAATATAAAAAGGAATCATATCATGAGTGACCGCAATATTTATCTAAAAACAATACCTGTTCCAGAAGCTGTTGCTACGGCTATCAACTCTCTTGATAGGGAGAAACTGATAAAGACAGAAATCATTCCCGTACATGAGGCTCTTGGAAGAGTTACGGCAAAAGCTGTAACAGCCCGCTGTTCTTCCCCGACATATCATTCTGCGGCAATGGATGGATATGCGGTTAAAAGTAATACAACTTTCACAGCCCGTGAAGGACAGCCGGTAAGCCTTATTAAAAATGATAAATGCATTC includes:
- a CDS encoding molybdopterin-guanine dinucleotide biosynthesis protein MobB, which gives rise to MKAIAIVGKKKTGKTTLGLALVKNLTAKGLKVGVVKHSHHGFDGAEGADTEEYKRIAASVAAYSPSQSFVSWNAERTVQDLIPLMGVDVIIMEGGNKVGWLPRIIMVREDADDKDFYPELALEQVPACTRENPPSAEEIEKLADMVMDKGFILPGLNCGECGREFCMNFVADILTGKARISGCKAMSGEMSVTCNGAELGFNPFVSDILSAGITAMLKQLKGYVPGEIEIKIKNGS
- the argB gene encoding acetylglutamate kinase, which codes for MDRDIIKAKLLIESLPYIKEFYGETIVIKYGGNAMIDEALKRAFALNIILLKYIGINPVVIHGGGPQIQKMLSALSIDSQFKSGYRVTDEATMDVVEMVLVGQVNKQIVNLINLNGGKAVGLSGKDGMLLKAEKKELVVESEAKAPEIIDLGKVGEVTEVNTTLIKTLQKDGFIPVIAPVGVDEEGSTYNINADSVAGAVAAAMGAKRLHLLTDVVGLLDADKNLISSMSCREAAEAIDSGVATGGMIPKLSCCLEAVHSGVEKAHIIDGRVENCVLLELFTKNGIGTEVVG
- the glp gene encoding gephyrin-like molybdotransferase Glp — encoded protein: MNHDFFNIISRKEFELLLRTFQATELTQIPIADAFGLVLGNDIVSPEDLPPVNRSCMDGYAVNASDAFGASETNPAYLECCAKLSVDEAPSFTLKSGECASIPTGGTLPDGSDAVVMVEHTQELGSGTIEIRKSSVPGEHTMLKGEDAAKGSVIFKAGHRIRFQDVGLLAALGIKEVTIRKKPRVGIISTGDELVEIDFPQKAGTIRDVNSHTLRCLVSSAGAEAVNYGIVHDELPKLELTLTKAISENDLVLLSGGSSVGMRDLTVQAIESMPESEILAHGVAISPGKPTILGKAGNKPVLGLPGQVTSVQVVMLSLVMPFIRHLMGQKNAFSTSDRPVIQAELEQNTVSKPGREDYVRMKLTSREEGIPLASPVYGKSGLLKTMIQADGLMIIPADTEGFYAGNIVNVWLI
- the satP gene encoding acetate uptake transporter is translated as MESKLANPAPLGLMGFGMTTILLNIHNAGFFPISSMILAMGIFYGGIAQIIAGVMEFKKGNTFGTTAFTSYGLFWMTLVALIVMPKLGWTEATPHAFMAWYLVMWGTFTLFMFVGTLKSNKVLQFIFFSLTILFYLLAIRDFTHNALIGTIAGYEGIVCGASAFYLAMAEVINEVHGRTILPIGE